The Flexivirga aerilata sequence GCCACCGGGTCGACCCGATCACGTCGAGCGCCCGGCGCCGGTCGTCCATCAGGGCGTTGCTGTCGACCAGGATCGACTGCAGGGCGGTGAGGCGCCGCCGCGCGTCCGGCAGGCCGTCGAGCAGCGCGGCGGTCGCGGCCGGTGCCTCCGGGCGCGGGTATGGCGGGCCGGGCCGCGGCGTGCCGAGCAGGGTCGTCACCGGCGCGGACCGCAGTGCCGTGGTCGTGTCCGATCCGGTGCGCAGGTTGACCCAGGGCGCGGCATTCATCGCGCGCACCTGCGCGGCCAGCACCTGGGGGTCCGCGCCGCCGGTGCGGGGCGCGAGCAGCGCCAGCGAGCGCGCGGTGCCGGGCGACTGCTGGTAGGTGGCCATCAGCTCGGCGAGCAGCAGGTTGGCCTGCTGCCCGGCGGAGCTCGACGGGGTGCCGAACGTCGCGGAGAGACTCTCGTCATACGCGAGGACGCCGGAGGTGCCGGCGACGCGCGCGGTCGCCGACGGCTGGTCGCGGACGGGCAGGGCCCGTGACGGCAACAGCGCGATCGGGGCTGCCTTGTCGGTGCCGGAGAGCTTGCGGGCGGCGGCGGTCACCGCGGCGCCCGGCACGGTGCCGACCGGTGCGAGCACCCGCTGCGTGCTTACCCCGCGCAGGTCGGTGAGTATGCCGCGGGACAGGTCGCGGGTGGCGAGGGCCTGCCCGGCCGAGCCGGCCGTGCGCAGTGCGCCGAGGTCGGGGTCGTCCCACGGCAGCCACCAGACCGACTGGGCGGAGTCCAGGCCGGTGAGCCGCTGCTTCAGGCCGGCGACCAGGCCGTCGACGCTGTCGGTCGAGGCGGGCGGCGCGGAGCTGCTGGACGCACTCGACGGGCTCGACGAGCTGGACGAGCCGGACGAACTCGGCGAACCGGACGAACCCGATGCATTCGAGGAGTCGGAGGCGGCGGGCCCCGTGCTGGTCGCCGCGCCCGAGGACGTCGGCCGCGGTGACTCGGTCGCGCTGGGCGCCGCGGACGACGAGGCGCTCGGGGCCGGGGTGTTCGGGGTCGGAGTGCTCGGCGGCGCCGTGGTGGCGGCCGGGACGTTGTCGTCGGCGCCGACCGGCGGGTCGACGACCTCGGGGTCGATCGCCCAGGTGACCGGCAGACCGGCGAACGCGTCGAGGGTCTGCTGGATGCGCGAGTCCGGCCCGATCGCGCGCCGCCACGCGGCGACCCGGTCACCACCGCTCGGGCCGTAGAGCGCCGGGTCGGCCGGCAGTGTCAGCGGCACGACCACGCTCACCTGCAGCGGGGCGGTGACGGCGCCGTTGCGAAACTCCAGGGTGGTGCGGGTGGTGCCGCGCACCGCCGAGCCGGACTGCGCCGCGTCGTCGGTGACCGCGACCGTCATCGGCAGTGAGGCGAGTCCGTAGCTGAAGCGCAGGCGTTCGGCGGGGATGGTCACGCTGAAGGTGACGGTCTGGCCGGCCGCGATGGCGGCGGGCTGCCCGGACGCGACCTGTGCCGTCGCGATGCGGCTGCGCCCCTCGCTCCACGCGTCGACCTCGGCATGGGTGTCGAGCAGCTGATCGGCGAGCGACACCCGCACCACCGGCTGCTGGATGTCGCTCCCGCCGGTGTTGGTGATCGAGCCGGAGACGGTCACCGGGCTGTTGCGGGCGGCGACGACGGGGTCATTCGCGGCGAGCCGGATGTCGGCCGAGGTGGAGAGGTCGGTCGCCGCGTGCGCGGCTCCCGGCATACCGAAGGGGAGAAGGACGAGCAGTGCCGTCAGGACGACGGCGAGCAGGTGGCTACGCAGTGCCGGCGAGATGCTGCCATGCGGTCTGGACGATGCGGCGCTCATTGGGGAAGGTCAGCCTGCGCTGCACCCGGTCGAGCCGGAACCAGCGCGCGTCGACGGCCTCGTGATCGGGGTCGCCGTCGATGCTGATCTCGCCACCGAGTGCCTCCAGCATGTAGTGATGCACCCGCTTGTGGATGCGGAACTGCGGGGTGCTGAACCAATAGTCGATCGTGCCCAGCGTGAGCAGGGCACGTCCGATGATGCCTGTTTCTTCTCTGACTTCACGCACCGCGGTCTCGACCAGCGTTTCGCCGGGCTCCACGTGACCCTTCGGCAGGCACCACTCCAGCCGGCCGGCCCGGTTGTGCCGCGCGATGAGGGCGATCCAGCCGTAACCGCCCGCGACGTCGATGATCACGCCGCCCGCCGACGTCTCCTCCACGGCCGGCAGCCGTCGCACGGGGCGACCGGCGCGGGGGGTGTGGAGCGTCATTCGAACACTGTAAACCGCTCTTGCTGTCACGCCGTCCGGTTCGGCCGATTCGCTGACCTACCCTTGACTCTCGTGCCCATGTCCGACCCCACCACTCCCACCGCCTCGTATGACGCGCTGCGCCGGCGCGCCGTCAGCCGGCTCGCGCCGTCCCTGCCCCTGCTGCAGGAGCTCGGCGACCTGTTCGCCGGCGCCGGTCACGAGCTCGCACTCGTCGGCGGACCGGTGCGGGACGCGTTCCTCGGGCGCAGCTCGCACGACCTGGACCTGACCACCTCCGCCACCCCGGAGCAGACCGAGGCGCTCCTCGCGCCCTGGGCGTCGGCGACCTGGGACATCGGGCGCGACTTCGGCACGATCGGCGCGCGCAAGGGCACCGACATCGTCGAGGTCACCACCTACCGCTCCGACGTCTACGACCGCAAGTCCCGCAAACCCGTCGTCGCCTTCGGCGAGTCGCTCGAGGACGACCTGGTGCGCCGCGACTTCACCGTCAACGCGATGGCGCTGCGGCTGCCGACGCTGGACTTCGTCGACCCGTATGGCGGGATCGCCGCGCTCGCGGCCCGCACGCTGATGACACCGTCGGCGCCCGAGGTGTCCTTCGGCGACGACCCGTTGCGGATGATGCGGGCCGCGCGGTTCGCCGCGCAGCTCGGCTTCGACGTGGACCCGCGGGTGCGGGCCGCGATGAGCGAGCTCGCCGGCTCGATCGAGATGATCTCCGCCGAGCGGGTGCGCGACGAGCTGGTGAAGCTGCTGCTCTCGCCGGACCCGCGGGCCGGGCTCACGCTGCTGGTCGACACCGGCATCGCCGACCACGTCCTGCCCGAGCTGCCGGCGCTGCGCCTGGAGGTCGACGAACACCACCGGCACAAGGACGTCTACGAGCACTCGCTGACCGTGCTGGAGCAGGCGGTGGCGCTGGAGGGGCCGCGGGTCGTGCCCGGGCTCGACGAGCCCGAGACCGTCGGCGGGCCGGACCTGGTGCTGCGGCTCGCCGCGCTGCTGCACGACGTCGGCAAGCCGGCCACCCGCCGTTTCGAGTCCGGCGGCGGCGTCTCCTTCCACCACCACGAGATGGTCGGTGCCAAGCTCGCCCGAAAACGACTGCGGGCGTTGCGTTTCGACAAGGCCACGATCAACGACGTGTCCCGGCTGACTGAGCTCCACCTGCGCTTCCACGGGTATGGCGACGCCCAATGGACCGACTCCGCGGTCCGGCGCTACATCACCGACGCCGGCCCGCTGCTGTCCCGGCTGCACCTGCTGACCCGCAGCGACTGCACCACCCGCAATCGCCGCAAGGCTGCGGCGCTGGCTGCGTCATACGACGGGCTGGAGGGGCGCATCGCCGCGCTGCGCGCGCAGGAGGAGCTGGACGCGGTGCGGCCCGAGCTCGACGGCAACCAGATCGCGCAGGTCCTGCAGATCAAGCCCGGCCCGGTGCTCGGCCGTGCCTACAAGCACCTGCTCGCCTACCGGCTCGACCAGGGCCCGGTCGGGCAGGAGGCGGCGCGCGCGGAGCTGCTGCGCTGGTGGGGCGAGCAGCCGGAGTCGAACGCCTGACGTCCGCCGCCCGGACCGCCGGTGAAAAATCTTGCCAACTCTTTGCCTGTGGAAACGTATATCCACCTGCCAGGCGTGTCAGGTTGGCAGGTGTGAGCCGGGTGCGACCGGCCCCGCACTGTCGTCTGCACGGAGGATCACCGCCACATGAGCGCTGACGCGCCAATTCGCTGGACCCCGCGTCAGGTCATGCGTGTCGGATCCTTCCGGCTGTTGCTCGTCGTGAGCTTCCTCGACGTCTGCGCCGACGCCATGTGGCTGGTCACGCTCGGCTGGGTCGCCGCGTCCGCGCCCAACAGTTTCGTCACCGGCCTGATCCTCGCCGCCGCGGCGATCCCGCAGCTGGCGTTCGTGCTGATCGGCGGGCTGCACACCGACAAGTACGGCGCAGGCACCATCGCCCGGCGCACCACCCCGATCCGGCTCGCGCTCTTCCTGCTCTGGGCCGGGGTCGCGGTGGTCACGCTCGGCCCGTCGCGGCTGGTCGGCGTGCTCGTCGTCTCGCTGCTGATCGGTGCGGTCGCCGGCTTCCACGACTCGGCGATGGAGACCTACCCGACCGAGTTCCTGGTGCCCAAGGCACGCGGCACCGCGGTCACGGTCGAGCGGATCGTGCTGCGCGCGGCGCAGGCGGCCGGCGGTTTCCTCGGCGGTCTGCTGCTCGGCAGCGGCGGCGTCTCCGCCCCGGCGCTCGGCGCGGCGGCCCTGCTCGCGGTGGCGCTCTTCACCCTCACCGTGCTGCGCCGGCGGCCGACCATCGTCGAGGAGCCCGAGCCCGACGAGGAGCCGGTCCAGCTCACGGTCCGGGCCGGCGTCGACTTCGTCGTGCGGCACCCGGTGCTGTCCAACACGATCTCGGTGCAGGGCGTGGTCAACCTGGTCACCGGCGGCGCCCTCATCGCACTGCTGCCGATCAAGGCGCAGCGCATGGGGTGGGGCGCGCAGGACTACGGCTCCGCCTTCGGCGCCTACGGGCTCGGCATCACCGTCGGCACGGTCATCTCGCTCACGCTCACCGGCCTCACGACCCGGGCCCGCACCCTCCTCGGGGTCGCGATGTCGGTGGTCGCCTGCCTCGCCGTGGTGATCATCGGCCTCGCGGACACCCCCGGCGTCGCGACGGCCGCGGTCTTCCTGATGGGCCTGGCGCTC is a genomic window containing:
- a CDS encoding DUF6049 family protein, with translation MSAASSRPHGSISPALRSHLLAVVLTALLVLLPFGMPGAAHAATDLSTSADIRLAANDPVVAARNSPVTVSGSITNTGGSDIQQPVVRVSLADQLLDTHAEVDAWSEGRSRIATAQVASGQPAAIAAGQTVTFSVTIPAERLRFSYGLASLPMTVAVTDDAAQSGSAVRGTTRTTLEFRNGAVTAPLQVSVVVPLTLPADPALYGPSGGDRVAAWRRAIGPDSRIQQTLDAFAGLPVTWAIDPEVVDPPVGADDNVPAATTAPPSTPTPNTPAPSASSSAAPSATESPRPTSSGAATSTGPAASDSSNASGSSGSPSSSGSSSSSSPSSASSSSAPPASTDSVDGLVAGLKQRLTGLDSAQSVWWLPWDDPDLGALRTAGSAGQALATRDLSRGILTDLRGVSTQRVLAPVGTVPGAAVTAAARKLSGTDKAAPIALLPSRALPVRDQPSATARVAGTSGVLAYDESLSATFGTPSSSAGQQANLLLAELMATYQQSPGTARSLALLAPRTGGADPQVLAAQVRAMNAAPWVNLRTGSDTTTALRSAPVTTLLGTPRPGPPYPRPEAPAATAALLDGLPDARRRLTALQSILVDSNALMDDRRRALDVIGSTRWRGNASAATSVADRGDMAVTALLDKVSVRDSTINFFANSGDVTVTVINDLNRAVHDVTLTLQPRKYQLKVESPSTTVQIRANSRGAAKFGIKAVGSGNVPIDVLLSTPQGTTLPSSDAPAELTVNVRPTSGWIMWVLGALAVLVLIFGLRRALRRGPRTASAPAPAGSPARDDAIVDAGERVAKLPDGPTRTTESTTDD
- a CDS encoding NUDIX hydrolase, translating into MTLHTPRAGRPVRRLPAVEETSAGGVIIDVAGGYGWIALIARHNRAGRLEWCLPKGHVEPGETLVETAVREVREETGIIGRALLTLGTIDYWFSTPQFRIHKRVHHYMLEALGGEISIDGDPDHEAVDARWFRLDRVQRRLTFPNERRIVQTAWQHLAGTA
- a CDS encoding CCA tRNA nucleotidyltransferase, whose protein sequence is MSDPTTPTASYDALRRRAVSRLAPSLPLLQELGDLFAGAGHELALVGGPVRDAFLGRSSHDLDLTTSATPEQTEALLAPWASATWDIGRDFGTIGARKGTDIVEVTTYRSDVYDRKSRKPVVAFGESLEDDLVRRDFTVNAMALRLPTLDFVDPYGGIAALAARTLMTPSAPEVSFGDDPLRMMRAARFAAQLGFDVDPRVRAAMSELAGSIEMISAERVRDELVKLLLSPDPRAGLTLLVDTGIADHVLPELPALRLEVDEHHRHKDVYEHSLTVLEQAVALEGPRVVPGLDEPETVGGPDLVLRLAALLHDVGKPATRRFESGGGVSFHHHEMVGAKLARKRLRALRFDKATINDVSRLTELHLRFHGYGDAQWTDSAVRRYITDAGPLLSRLHLLTRSDCTTRNRRKAAALAASYDGLEGRIAALRAQEELDAVRPELDGNQIAQVLQIKPGPVLGRAYKHLLAYRLDQGPVGQEAARAELLRWWGEQPESNA
- a CDS encoding MFS transporter → MSADAPIRWTPRQVMRVGSFRLLLVVSFLDVCADAMWLVTLGWVAASAPNSFVTGLILAAAAIPQLAFVLIGGLHTDKYGAGTIARRTTPIRLALFLLWAGVAVVTLGPSRLVGVLVVSLLIGAVAGFHDSAMETYPTEFLVPKARGTAVTVERIVLRAAQAAGGFLGGLLLGSGGVSAPALGAAALLAVALFTLTVLRRRPTIVEEPEPDEEPVQLTVRAGVDFVVRHPVLSNTISVQGVVNLVTGGALIALLPIKAQRMGWGAQDYGSAFGAYGLGITVGTVISLTLTGLTTRARTLLGVAMSVVACLAVVIIGLADTPGVATAAVFLMGLALGPVGPMLTGYAREKTPTQLVGRVMAILGLVTAGLEPIGSLLAGVLAGVFTVDQAALGLGGVGAVACAVGALRLLPLRDY